The Oncorhynchus tshawytscha isolate Ot180627B unplaced genomic scaffold, Otsh_v2.0 Un_contig_14215_pilon_pilon, whole genome shotgun sequence genome contains a region encoding:
- the LOC121842211 gene encoding gastrula zinc finger protein XlCGF17.1-like, with the protein LYSLYCTAYCYEVICIPPQLTGSSDVVHTGDHVETFSTSREQQQEDHRANRSHHCPHCEEIFPILSKLKIHLKSHTGENLYPCTDCGKRFTTSRSLTVHQRIHTGEKPYSCSDCGKSFSRLGNLKTHGCIHTGVKPYSCSDCGKSFSRLGDLKTHELIHTGVKPYSCSDCGKSFSRLGHLKTHERIHTGERPYSCSDCGKSFSRLGNLKTHERIHTGVKPYSCSDCGKSFSRLGDLKTHERIHTGVNSYSCSDCGKSFTRLGHLKTHERIHTGVKPYLCFDCGKSFSLLENLKRHERIHTGEKPYPCSDCVKCFTTSADLKVHQRTHTGEKPYSCSDCVKCFTTSTDLKVHKRTHTGEKPYSCSGCGKSFSRLGQLKRHQVNKGEKPYH; encoded by the coding sequence CTTTATTCCCTGTATTGTACAGCCTACTGTTATGAAGTCATATGTATACCACCCCAACTGACTGGTTCTTCtgatgttgttcacacaggagaccaTGTTGAGACATTCTCTACATCCAGAGAGCAACAGCAGGAAGATCACAGAGCTAACAGGTCTCACCACTGCCCACATTGTGAGGAGATTTTCCCAATTCTATCAAAGCTAAAAATACACCTTAAATCACACACTGGAGAGAATCTGTATCCCTGtactgactgtgggaagagattcactACATCAAGGTCTCTGACAGTTcatcagagaatacacacaggagagaagccttactcctgctctgactgtggaaagagtttctctcGACTGGGCAACTTAAAAACACATGGATGTATACATACAGGAGTGaaaccttactcctgctctgactgtggaaagagtttctctcGACTGGGTGACTTAAAAACACATGAACTTATACATACTGGagtgaagccttactcctgctctgactgtggaaagagtttctctcGACTGGGCCACTTAAAAACACAtgaacgtatacatacaggagagaggccttactcctgctctgactgtggaaagagtttctctcGACTGGGCAACTTAAAAACACAtgaacgtatacatacaggagtgaagccttactcctgctctgactgtggaaagagtttctctcGACTGGGCGACTTAAAAACACAtgaacgtatacatacaggagtgaattcttactcctgctctgactgtgggaagagtttcactcGACTGGGCCACTTAAAAACACAtgaacgtatacatacaggagTGAAGCCATACCTCTGCTttgactgtggaaagagtttctctcTGCTGGAAAACTTAAAAAGACAtgaacgtatacatacaggagagaagccttacccctGCTCTGATTGTGTAAAATGCTTCACAACATCAGCTGACCTAaaagttcatcagagaacacacacgggagagaagccttactcctgctctgattgTGTAAAATGCTTCACAACATCAACTGACCTAAAAGTTCATAAGAGAACACACacgggagagaagccttactcctgctctggctgtggaaagagtttctctcGACTGGGCCAGTTAAAAAGACACCAAGTTAAtaaaggagagaagccttatcacTGA